From Syngnathus scovelli strain Florida chromosome 14, RoL_Ssco_1.2, whole genome shotgun sequence, one genomic window encodes:
- the LOC137840935 gene encoding janus kinase and microtubule-interacting protein 3-like: MLYEALPQRDCPATDGEKSSHAGVNDVLTADQREELRSAVDQWKRALMCELRERDACILQERMDLLHSAQQRNKELKEFIEAQKRQIKQLEEKFLFLFLFFSLAFILWP, translated from the exons atgttgtacgaggcgctaccgcagcgggactgccccgccacggacggcgaaaaatccagccacgctggcgtgaatgacgtgctgacggcggatcagagagaagagcttaggagcgccgtggaccaatggaagcgagccctgatgtgcgagttgagggagcgtgacgcttgcatcctccaagagagaatggatctgctgcacagcgcgcaacag aggaacaaagagctgaaagaattcatcgaagctcagaagagacaaatcaaacaattggaggagaagtttctgtttctctttctattcttctccttggccttcattctgtggccctaa